One window of Sinorhizobium fredii NGR234 genomic DNA carries:
- a CDS encoding GNAT family N-acetyltransferase, translating into MKKHDLVYLTEDASHDAAIEIINEEAFGPGRFARAAARIREQGPHDRSLSFICTDDGETIASVRMTPVNAGSVKGHLLGPLAVRPSHKNMGIGRELVRIAVEAARRKGSQAVILVGDPPYYQPLGFEKVRYAALEFPGPVDPARVLVVPIGADIHARLEGVIAWRDDSAVPAVGVQPPAEGAAA; encoded by the coding sequence ATGAAAAAGCACGATCTCGTCTATCTGACCGAAGACGCCTCCCACGACGCAGCCATCGAAATCATCAATGAGGAAGCCTTCGGCCCCGGCCGGTTTGCCCGCGCGGCCGCTCGGATCCGCGAGCAAGGCCCGCACGACCGGTCGCTGTCCTTCATCTGCACAGATGACGGTGAGACGATCGCATCGGTGCGGATGACCCCGGTGAATGCCGGCTCCGTCAAAGGGCACTTGCTCGGGCCGCTCGCTGTTCGGCCCTCGCACAAGAACATGGGAATCGGCCGGGAACTGGTACGGATTGCCGTCGAGGCGGCGCGGCGCAAAGGTTCCCAAGCGGTCATCCTGGTCGGCGATCCGCCCTACTACCAGCCGCTCGGTTTCGAGAAGGTCCGCTATGCGGCGCTCGAATTCCCCGGTCCGGTCGATCCCGCCCGGGTGCTTGTCGTGCCGATCGGGGCCGATATTCACGCGCGGCTAGAGGGCGTGATTGCCTGGCGGGACGACAGTGCGGTGCCGGCTGTCGGTGTGCAGCCACCCGCTGAGGGCGCCGCCGCCTGA
- a CDS encoding glutathione S-transferase family protein yields the protein MGRLVDGVWQDVWYDTVETNGHFKRSVSQFRNWVTADGSSGASGEGGFAAEADRYHLYVSLACPWAHRTLIFRKLKKLENLIPLSVVDPLMLENGWEFKGENGGTVDHLFGSKALWQVYARADPNYSGRVTVPVLWDKKKNTIVSNESAEIIRMFNSAFNQLTGSTADFYPEDLREDIDALNARIYDKVNNGVYKAGFATRQEAYAESVAALFAMLDELESRLASQRYLFGDRLTEADWRLFTTLLRFDPVYVGHFKCNIRRIADHPKLSGYLRDLYQVPGVAETVNMRHIKEHYYRSHRMINPTGIVPVGPELDLEAPHGRDEL from the coding sequence ATGGGCAGGCTGGTGGACGGCGTCTGGCAGGACGTCTGGTACGATACCGTCGAGACGAACGGGCACTTCAAGCGCAGCGTATCGCAATTTCGCAACTGGGTAACCGCCGACGGTTCGTCCGGCGCCTCGGGCGAAGGCGGCTTCGCGGCCGAAGCGGATCGCTACCATCTCTATGTGTCGCTTGCCTGTCCGTGGGCGCACCGCACACTGATCTTCCGCAAGCTCAAGAAGCTCGAGAATTTGATCCCGCTCTCCGTCGTCGATCCGCTGATGCTGGAAAACGGCTGGGAATTCAAAGGCGAGAACGGCGGCACCGTCGATCACCTCTTCGGCTCCAAGGCGCTTTGGCAGGTTTATGCACGCGCCGATCCCAACTATTCGGGACGCGTCACCGTCCCGGTGCTCTGGGACAAGAAGAAGAACACGATCGTTTCCAACGAATCCGCCGAAATCATTCGCATGTTCAATTCCGCCTTCAACCAGCTCACCGGCTCGACGGCGGATTTCTATCCGGAAGACCTGCGGGAAGACATCGATGCGCTGAATGCCCGCATCTACGACAAGGTCAACAACGGTGTCTACAAGGCCGGGTTCGCGACGCGCCAGGAGGCCTATGCGGAGAGCGTCGCGGCTTTGTTCGCCATGCTGGACGAACTGGAGAGCCGCCTTGCCTCGCAACGCTATCTCTTCGGCGATCGCCTGACCGAGGCGGACTGGCGCCTGTTCACGACATTGCTGCGCTTCGACCCGGTCTATGTCGGCCATTTCAAGTGCAACATCCGCCGCATCGCCGACCATCCGAAGCTAAGCGGTTATCTGCGCGATCTCTATCAGGTGCCGGGCGTCGCGGAGACGGTCAACATGCGCCACATCAAGGAGCATTATTACCGCAGCCACAGGATGATCAATCCGACCGGTATCGTGCCCGTCGGACCGGAACTCGACCTCGAGGCGCCGCACGGCCGCGACGAGCTGTAG
- a CDS encoding NUDIX domain-containing protein has product MDQDRPREARNWLYPLTRLAHIYFAVSRGMTLGVRAACFDDQGRVFLVRHSYLPGWHLPGGGVDRRETAVDGLVRELREEGNLELTAPPLLVQVYYNPGTSKRDHVVFFRCDKVRQERPKVADLEIAAARFFPLDDLPADATPATRRRLAELAGTAKPDTVW; this is encoded by the coding sequence ATGGACCAGGACCGCCCTCGGGAGGCGCGCAACTGGCTCTACCCTCTGACGCGGCTGGCTCACATCTATTTCGCCGTGTCGCGCGGCATGACGCTCGGGGTTCGGGCAGCCTGCTTCGATGACCAGGGCCGGGTGTTTCTCGTCCGGCACTCCTACCTGCCCGGATGGCATCTCCCGGGCGGGGGCGTCGACAGGCGCGAGACCGCCGTCGACGGGCTTGTCCGCGAGCTTCGGGAGGAAGGCAATCTGGAGCTGACGGCACCGCCGCTGCTCGTGCAGGTCTATTACAATCCGGGAACCAGCAAACGCGATCATGTCGTCTTTTTCCGCTGTGACAAGGTCCGCCAGGAGCGGCCGAAAGTTGCAGACCTGGAAATCGCTGCGGCCCGCTTCTTCCCGCTCGACGATCTGCCCGCCGACGCGACGCCGGCGACGCGCCGCAGGCTTGCCGAGCTCGCCGGAACCGCCAAACCGGATACGGTTTGGTAG
- a CDS encoding metallophosphoesterase family protein, translating into MFKLAHISDVHLGPLPDLSFRELASKRITGFVNWHRNRARHLFPGTLESLMDDIEKRDPDHLAITGDLVNLASSLEIQAVTEWLTEAGDPEDISVVPGNHDAYVPGAYEKTARAWFPFMRGDSGPAGWMKDHHCFPYIRVRGSVALIGCSTAVATPPFAASGYFGPRQARATVNLLRAAGEAGLFRVVMIHHPPIRGATSMHKRMIGIRRFAATISSGGAELVIHGHTHLNTVYWLRGHAAPVPVVGIASASQGPGGSKPVAAYNLFSIDGEPGAWRLTRERFALGADAKTVSLAETTQFHA; encoded by the coding sequence ATGTTCAAACTTGCGCATATTTCCGACGTCCATCTCGGCCCGCTGCCCGACCTGTCGTTTCGCGAACTCGCCTCCAAGCGCATCACCGGTTTCGTCAACTGGCACAGGAACAGGGCGCGCCACCTCTTTCCCGGAACGCTCGAATCTCTGATGGACGACATCGAAAAGCGCGATCCGGACCACCTGGCGATCACCGGCGACCTCGTCAATCTTGCCTCCTCCCTGGAGATCCAGGCCGTCACCGAATGGCTCACCGAGGCGGGCGACCCTGAGGACATCTCCGTCGTGCCGGGCAATCACGACGCCTATGTGCCCGGCGCCTACGAGAAGACCGCGCGCGCCTGGTTTCCTTTCATGCGCGGCGACAGCGGCCCCGCCGGATGGATGAAGGATCATCACTGCTTTCCCTATATCCGGGTGCGCGGTTCCGTCGCCCTCATCGGCTGCTCGACGGCGGTCGCCACGCCCCCCTTTGCGGCGAGCGGCTATTTCGGTCCGCGGCAGGCGCGCGCCACGGTCAACCTCTTGCGCGCGGCCGGTGAAGCCGGCCTGTTCCGCGTCGTCATGATCCATCATCCGCCGATCCGCGGCGCGACATCCATGCACAAGCGCATGATCGGCATCCGCCGCTTCGCCGCGACCATCTCGTCGGGAGGTGCCGAATTGGTGATCCACGGCCACACCCATCTCAATACGGTCTATTGGCTGAGGGGGCACGCGGCGCCGGTGCCGGTCGTCGGCATCGCCTCCGCTTCGCAGGGGCCGGGCGGCAGCAAGCCGGTCGCGGCCTACAACCTTTTCTCGATCGACGGCGAACCGGGAGCCTGGAGACTGACGCGAGAGCGCTTCGCCCTCGGCGCGGACGCCAAGACCGTCAGCCTTGCCGAGACAACCCAATTCCATGCTTGA
- a CDS encoding tetratricopeptide repeat protein, which translates to MNRKIILFTLGAFAASMAGSTAWAVGDNNNEPPKKTKTTTQCKDGKIWDAKRSRCVEAKRSDLGDDILFDAARELAYAGQYENAIKVLDAMKEQRSARVLNYRGFANRKAGRMELGMQYYRRAIQADENYILARSYMGQALVEQGRVEEARAQLVEIRDRGGEDSWAYKALLQSLGGIRQY; encoded by the coding sequence ATGAACCGCAAGATCATCCTCTTCACCCTTGGAGCCTTCGCGGCGTCGATGGCGGGCTCCACGGCCTGGGCCGTCGGCGACAACAACAACGAGCCGCCAAAGAAGACGAAGACGACCACCCAGTGCAAGGACGGCAAGATCTGGGATGCCAAGAGGAGCAGATGCGTCGAAGCAAAGCGGAGCGATCTCGGCGACGATATCCTGTTCGACGCGGCACGCGAGCTCGCCTATGCCGGCCAATACGAGAATGCGATCAAGGTTCTGGATGCCATGAAAGAGCAGCGGAGCGCCCGCGTCCTGAACTATCGGGGCTTCGCCAACCGCAAGGCCGGGCGCATGGAACTCGGCATGCAATACTACAGGCGCGCCATTCAGGCGGACGAGAATTACATTCTCGCGCGCTCCTATATGGGCCAAGCCCTTGTCGAGCAAGGACGCGTCGAGGAAGCGAGAGCGCAGCTCGTCGAGATTCGCGACCGCGGCGGCGAAGACAGCTGGGCATACAAGGCCTTGCTCCAGTCGCTCGGCGGCATTCGTCAATACTGA
- a CDS encoding RNA polymerase sigma factor: MRPAAEMKDFRRDLVSLLPKLRRFAMTLTRNANDADDLVQEVCERAISRSHLWNGEGRLESWIYTMTRNLWVDEVRKRKVRGTGSMVDIFDQDDLNVEATAEKAVYANQLQKMILSMPEGLASVFLLVNVEGHSYRETATILGIPIGTVMSRLSTARLRLAAMLSEDTERRA, from the coding sequence ATGCGCCCAGCGGCAGAGATGAAGGACTTCAGACGGGATTTGGTCAGCCTGCTGCCCAAATTGCGCCGCTTCGCGATGACGCTGACGCGCAATGCCAACGATGCCGACGACCTCGTCCAGGAAGTTTGCGAGCGGGCGATCAGCCGCAGCCACCTGTGGAACGGCGAGGGGCGGCTGGAGAGCTGGATCTATACGATGACCCGCAATCTCTGGGTGGACGAAGTCCGCAAGCGCAAGGTTCGCGGCACCGGCAGCATGGTGGACATATTCGATCAGGACGATTTGAATGTCGAAGCCACGGCCGAGAAGGCAGTTTATGCCAACCAGTTGCAGAAGATGATCCTTTCCATGCCGGAAGGACTGGCAAGCGTCTTCCTGTTGGTCAACGTCGAAGGTCACAGCTACCGGGAAACCGCGACGATCCTCGGCATCCCGATCGGCACGGTGATGAGCAGGCTCTCGACAGCGCGCCTGCGGCTCGCGGCGATGTTGTCCGAGGATACGGAAAGGAGGGCCTGA
- a CDS encoding anti-sigma factor family protein: MQQTKGLALEVRLSAYIDGELGEAERSELDALLARDDDARALLDKLKAGSAFGNRAFEDFLHDPVPLALVRHIKQGGGISPKLERVTTSNLPKQRARVLPRLLAASVGLVLAGGVAGFILGSTANFVEPAGETAASPWINEIADYHRIYSRQKAHLVEVPATQAAHIETWLTSSVGVPFKVPDLTPKGLAFEGARLLVANGKPVAQLVYRDQEGEIFAICFLRGGDEAQADEFSETIRGDLGFVSWQKEGSSFVVVGPSSAAGLQDLAHTVAAVI, from the coding sequence TTGCAGCAGACGAAGGGGCTGGCGCTCGAAGTGCGGTTGTCCGCCTATATCGACGGCGAACTTGGCGAGGCGGAAAGGTCCGAACTCGACGCCCTTCTGGCGCGCGATGACGACGCCAGGGCGCTGCTGGATAAGCTGAAGGCAGGCAGCGCATTCGGAAACAGGGCCTTCGAGGATTTCCTTCACGACCCGGTGCCCCTGGCACTGGTGCGCCACATCAAGCAGGGAGGCGGCATCAGCCCGAAGCTGGAGCGGGTGACGACGTCGAACCTTCCGAAACAACGCGCCCGCGTTTTGCCACGCCTGCTGGCCGCATCGGTGGGACTGGTGCTCGCGGGAGGCGTGGCCGGGTTCATTCTCGGCAGCACGGCCAATTTCGTCGAGCCGGCCGGCGAGACTGCCGCAAGTCCGTGGATCAACGAGATTGCCGACTACCATCGCATCTATTCGCGCCAAAAGGCGCATCTCGTCGAGGTGCCGGCCACGCAAGCGGCCCATATCGAAACCTGGCTGACCTCGAGCGTCGGCGTTCCCTTCAAGGTTCCCGATCTCACACCCAAGGGCCTCGCCTTCGAAGGCGCAAGGCTGCTGGTCGCCAACGGCAAGCCGGTGGCGCAACTCGTCTATCGCGACCAGGAGGGCGAGATTTTCGCCATCTGCTTCTTAAGAGGCGGCGATGAGGCGCAGGCTGATGAGTTCAGCGAGACCATCCGCGGTGACCTGGGATTTGTCTCCTGGCAGAAGGAGGGCTCCTCCTTCGTCGTCGTCGGACCGTCATCGGCCGCCGGACTGCAGGACCTCGCCCATACGGTGGCGGCGGTCATCTGA
- the leuA gene encoding 2-isopropylmalate synthase, which yields MIVRSHPIKTGMPEAAVKYQAYPQVALPDRTWPSKSIDKAPIWCSVDLRDGNQSLVDPMGHDRKARMFHLLVDMGFKEIEIGFPSASQTDFDFARWCVEEGDVPADVSLQVLVQCRPELITRTFEALDGAHKPIVHFYNSTSELQRRVVFAKDVAGIKQIATDAAKMITDMAAKAGGGYRFEYSPESFTGTELEVALEICNAVTEIVRPTPDNKLIINLPSTVEMATPNIYADQIEWMCRNLDNRENLLISLHPHNDRGTGIAATELGLMAGADRVEGTLFGNGERTGNVDVVTLALNMFTQGVDPKLDCSDIERIKEVYEYSNQMVIPERHPYVGELVYTAFSGSHQDAINKGMKALKQANKPTWEVPYLPIDPRDVGRSYEAIIRINSQSGKGGIAYIMQEDYGINLPRNLQIEFREDIQRITDEEGKELPSKRIHQRFVERYVEQPGARIKFVDHHTYPVSDHKSLRVVAAEITDRGETKRIEGKGTGPIDGFINALSIYLGVELSVADYSEHSLQHGSNAAAIAYVEVEHPGGTLFGAGINTNIVAASLEAIVSAANRVLELIGK from the coding sequence ATGATAGTGAGATCGCATCCAATCAAAACCGGCATGCCAGAGGCGGCGGTGAAATATCAGGCCTATCCGCAGGTGGCGCTGCCGGATCGCACCTGGCCTTCCAAGTCGATCGACAAGGCGCCGATCTGGTGCTCGGTGGACCTGCGCGACGGCAATCAGTCGCTTGTCGATCCGATGGGACACGACCGCAAGGCCCGCATGTTTCATCTGCTCGTGGACATGGGCTTCAAGGAAATCGAAATCGGCTTCCCATCGGCGTCGCAGACCGATTTCGACTTTGCCCGCTGGTGCGTCGAAGAAGGCGATGTCCCGGCCGACGTGTCATTGCAGGTTCTGGTACAGTGCCGCCCGGAGCTGATCACTCGGACCTTCGAGGCGCTGGACGGGGCTCATAAGCCGATCGTGCACTTCTACAACTCGACGAGCGAGTTGCAGCGCCGCGTCGTCTTCGCCAAGGACGTCGCCGGCATCAAGCAGATCGCCACCGACGCCGCCAAGATGATCACCGACATGGCGGCCAAGGCCGGCGGCGGCTATCGTTTCGAATATTCGCCGGAGAGCTTCACCGGCACGGAACTCGAAGTGGCGCTGGAGATCTGCAACGCGGTCACCGAGATCGTCAGGCCGACGCCGGACAACAAGCTGATCATCAACCTGCCGTCGACCGTCGAGATGGCGACGCCCAACATCTATGCCGACCAGATCGAGTGGATGTGCCGCAACCTCGACAACCGCGAGAACCTGCTCATCTCGCTCCATCCGCACAACGACCGCGGCACCGGCATCGCCGCCACGGAACTGGGACTGATGGCCGGCGCCGATCGCGTCGAAGGCACACTGTTCGGCAATGGCGAACGCACCGGCAACGTCGACGTGGTTACGCTGGCACTCAACATGTTCACGCAGGGCGTCGACCCGAAGCTGGATTGCTCGGACATCGAGCGGATCAAGGAAGTCTACGAATATTCCAACCAGATGGTCATTCCGGAGCGCCACCCCTATGTCGGCGAACTGGTCTACACCGCCTTCTCCGGCTCTCATCAGGACGCGATCAACAAGGGCATGAAGGCGTTGAAGCAAGCCAACAAGCCCACTTGGGAGGTGCCGTATCTGCCGATCGACCCGCGCGACGTCGGCCGCAGCTACGAGGCGATCATCCGCATCAACTCGCAGTCGGGCAAGGGCGGCATCGCCTATATCATGCAGGAGGACTACGGCATCAACCTGCCGCGCAACCTGCAGATCGAGTTCCGCGAGGACATCCAGCGGATCACCGACGAGGAAGGCAAGGAATTGCCGTCGAAGCGCATCCATCAGCGTTTCGTCGAGCGCTATGTCGAGCAGCCGGGCGCACGCATCAAGTTCGTCGACCACCACACCTATCCGGTTAGCGACCACAAGAGCCTGCGCGTGGTAGCGGCCGAGATCACCGACCGGGGCGAGACGAAGCGGATCGAAGGCAAGGGCACCGGTCCGATCGACGGCTTCATCAATGCGCTGTCGATCTATCTCGGCGTCGAGCTCTCGGTCGCGGACTATTCGGAGCACTCGCTGCAGCACGGTTCGAACGCCGCCGCGATCGCCTATGTGGAGGTTGAGCATCCGGGCGGCACGCTGTTCGGCGCCGGCATCAACACCAACATCGTCGCGGCCTCGCTGGAGGCGATCGTTTCGGCCGCCAATCGTGTGTTGGAGCTGATAGGGAAATAG
- a CDS encoding ATP-dependent Clp protease proteolytic subunit: MNDDDDQEEKKTELPLGKETEANLFKSRSIFIYGTITQELAQKVCSQLVALASASDEDIRIFVNSPGGHVESGDSIHDMIKFVKPKVRTIGTGWVASAGALIFVAPPKEQRLCLPNTRFLLHQPSGGTRGMASDIEIQAREIIKMNERLNKIFSEATGQPVEKIAKDTDRDYWLGADEAKSYGLVSRIVTSVAEI, translated from the coding sequence ATGAACGACGACGACGACCAGGAAGAAAAGAAGACCGAGTTGCCGCTGGGCAAGGAAACCGAGGCGAACCTTTTCAAGTCGCGTTCGATTTTCATCTACGGAACGATCACCCAGGAACTGGCCCAGAAAGTCTGCTCGCAGCTTGTGGCGCTTGCTTCGGCCAGTGACGAAGACATTCGCATCTTCGTCAACTCACCCGGCGGCCACGTCGAATCCGGCGACAGCATTCACGACATGATCAAGTTCGTGAAGCCGAAGGTCCGGACGATCGGCACCGGCTGGGTCGCCTCGGCCGGCGCGCTCATCTTCGTCGCTCCGCCGAAGGAGCAGCGCCTCTGCCTGCCGAACACCCGCTTCCTGCTTCACCAACCGTCCGGCGGCACGCGCGGCATGGCCTCGGACATCGAGATCCAGGCACGCGAAATCATCAAGATGAACGAGCGGCTGAACAAGATCTTCTCGGAAGCGACCGGCCAGCCGGTCGAGAAGATCGCCAAGGACACCGACCGCGACTACTGGCTCGGCGCCGACGAGGCGAAGTCCTACGGCCTCGTTTCGCGAATCGTTACTTCGGTCGCGGAGATTTGA
- a CDS encoding HupE/UreJ family protein — protein sequence MKTRMFIATAALGASAAPAFAHLDPAEHGSLAAGLSHPFFGADHVLAMVAVGLWAAQIGGRTLWAVPAAFVSMMAVGFGLALAAVPLPFVEPAILASVVALGLIVAMAVRLDAAPAAAIVGIFALFHGHAHGGELGPAGAWSFAIGFIAATALLHAAGVGLGIALARLSSNGTVARLLGGVTALAGAALIFG from the coding sequence ATGAAGACACGCATGTTCATTGCCACCGCGGCGCTCGGCGCTTCCGCCGCACCCGCCTTCGCGCATCTTGACCCGGCCGAGCACGGCTCACTGGCGGCGGGCCTGTCCCATCCGTTTTTTGGCGCGGATCATGTGCTTGCCATGGTCGCCGTCGGCCTCTGGGCGGCGCAGATCGGCGGCCGTACCCTCTGGGCAGTCCCTGCCGCCTTCGTCTCCATGATGGCTGTCGGCTTCGGGCTCGCGCTTGCCGCCGTCCCCCTGCCCTTCGTCGAGCCGGCAATCCTCGCCTCGGTCGTCGCTCTCGGCCTGATCGTCGCAATGGCCGTGCGTCTTGATGCAGCGCCTGCCGCTGCGATCGTCGGCATCTTCGCGCTCTTCCACGGCCACGCCCATGGCGGTGAGCTGGGGCCGGCCGGCGCCTGGTCTTTCGCCATCGGCTTCATCGCCGCGACCGCATTGCTGCACGCGGCGGGCGTCGGCCTCGGTATCGCGCTCGCGAGGCTTTCGAGCAACGGCACCGTTGCCCGCCTGCTCGGCGGCGTCACCGCGCTGGCCGGAGCCGCGCTGATCTTCGGCTGA
- the queF gene encoding preQ(1) synthase — MPKTDVSGLSQLGTKVDLPQSPEEAVLERVPSGHEGTDFVVRFTAPEFTSLCPMTGQPDFAHIVIDYVPDGWLVESKSLKLFLHSFRNHGAFHEDCTVDIAKRLVSLLSPKWLRIGAYWYPRGGIPIDVFWQTGNPPEGVWLPDQGVPTYRGRG; from the coding sequence ATGCCGAAGACGGACGTATCAGGACTTTCACAACTCGGAACAAAGGTCGACCTGCCGCAGAGCCCCGAGGAGGCGGTGCTGGAACGCGTGCCGAGCGGCCATGAGGGAACGGATTTCGTCGTCCGCTTCACGGCGCCGGAATTCACCTCGCTCTGCCCGATGACCGGACAGCCGGACTTTGCCCATATCGTCATCGACTACGTGCCGGACGGCTGGCTCGTCGAATCGAAGTCGCTCAAGCTTTTCCTTCATTCCTTCCGCAACCACGGCGCCTTCCACGAGGACTGCACGGTCGACATCGCCAAGCGGCTGGTGTCGCTGCTGTCTCCCAAGTGGCTGAGGATCGGTGCCTACTGGTATCCGCGCGGCGGCATCCCGATCGATGTGTTCTGGCAGACCGGCAATCCGCCGGAAGGCGTCTGGCTGCCGGATCAGGGCGTGCCGACCTATCGCGGCCGGGGGTGA
- a CDS encoding cation diffusion facilitator family transporter produces MTASDNRTVLRLAFWGIPLSLGVMGLKLLAWWVTGSVALLSDGLESVVNVVAAVIAYAMIGYARKPADAGHPFGHHKAEYFSAVIEGVLIVVAALSILWEAVPAMIAPSPLNAPALGLAINFAAGGVNAIWAYVLIRAGKAHRSPALSADGHHILSDVVTSAGVLAGLVLAIATGYAILDPLLAVVVAGNILFQGWKVISRSIDGLMDKAAPAEEEEAIKQAIAAAAGGSLGVHDLKTRQAGPATFVDFHMVVPEAMPVGDAHDICDRIEDAIRAVHPGARIAIHVEPEGEKAHGVRVKTTASRL; encoded by the coding sequence ATGACCGCGTCCGACAACCGAACGGTTCTAAGGCTTGCCTTTTGGGGAATTCCGCTTTCGCTCGGCGTCATGGGACTGAAGCTGCTTGCCTGGTGGGTGACCGGGTCGGTCGCATTGCTGTCCGATGGCCTGGAATCCGTGGTCAACGTCGTCGCCGCGGTGATCGCCTATGCCATGATCGGCTACGCGAGGAAACCCGCCGACGCCGGTCATCCCTTCGGACACCACAAGGCGGAGTATTTCTCGGCAGTCATCGAGGGTGTCCTGATCGTGGTGGCGGCGCTGTCGATCCTTTGGGAGGCGGTGCCCGCTATGATCGCACCATCCCCGCTGAACGCGCCGGCCCTTGGCCTGGCAATCAATTTCGCGGCTGGTGGGGTCAACGCGATCTGGGCCTATGTCCTGATCCGCGCCGGCAAGGCGCATCGGTCGCCGGCGCTGAGCGCCGACGGGCACCACATCCTCTCCGACGTCGTCACCTCGGCGGGGGTGCTGGCTGGCCTTGTTCTTGCCATTGCCACCGGCTATGCGATCCTCGATCCCCTGCTTGCGGTGGTCGTGGCCGGCAATATCCTATTCCAGGGCTGGAAGGTCATCTCGCGCTCGATCGACGGGCTGATGGACAAGGCGGCGCCGGCGGAGGAGGAGGAGGCGATCAAGCAGGCGATCGCCGCCGCTGCCGGCGGATCGCTCGGCGTCCATGACCTGAAGACACGGCAGGCGGGTCCGGCGACCTTCGTGGATTTCCACATGGTCGTGCCGGAGGCGATGCCGGTCGGCGACGCCCATGATATCTGCGACCGGATCGAGGATGCGATCCGCGCCGTTCATCCGGGCGCGAGGATCGCCATTCATGTCGAGCCGGAAGGCGAAAAGGCGCACGGCGTGCGCGTCAAGACTACAGCGTCGCGCCTCTGA